The Candidatus Methylarchaceae archaeon HK02M2 genome includes a region encoding these proteins:
- a CDS encoding ATP-NAD kinase family protein, with amino-acid sequence MKTIGFIVNPIAGMGGAVGLKGTDGKFILKKAYLLGAKPISPKRAKSFLTGLEPEKERVRIITGAGIMGEDEARNHGFALTTLGKEKKETTAEDTKELAKRIKDSGVDLLIFCGGDGTARDILDSVSLELPVLGVPTGVKMHSSVFAVGPLASAKITIEFLHQNLPLREAEVMDVDEEAYRKGRLSAKLYGYLLTPYEPNLIQGAKIASPMTKVEMYNQAAIALYIIEEMKANLIYLIGPGTTTRTIGDLLDEKKTLLGADIFCNKKIIAKDVNEEEILKRIKGKDVKIILTPIGGQGFIFGRGNQQFSPAVIRQVGLNNIIIVATEYKIGKLKSLRVDTGSPDLDDEIRGYAEVITDYKKKQMVKIE; translated from the coding sequence ATGAAAACTATTGGTTTCATCGTAAATCCTATTGCCGGAATGGGTGGAGCAGTAGGTCTTAAAGGCACTGATGGAAAATTCATCTTGAAAAAGGCGTATCTTCTAGGAGCTAAGCCTATTTCCCCAAAGAGAGCAAAGTCATTTCTTACGGGATTGGAACCTGAGAAAGAGAGGGTCAGAATCATTACAGGAGCTGGAATAATGGGAGAAGATGAAGCTCGTAATCATGGTTTCGCTTTGACTACTTTAGGCAAAGAAAAGAAGGAGACCACTGCTGAAGATACTAAGGAACTTGCTAAAAGAATCAAGGATTCTGGTGTAGATCTTCTTATCTTTTGTGGAGGGGATGGAACTGCCCGTGATATTCTAGATTCCGTTAGTTTAGAACTTCCAGTTTTAGGGGTACCAACAGGAGTAAAAATGCACAGTTCAGTTTTTGCTGTAGGTCCTTTAGCCTCAGCTAAGATAACAATAGAGTTCTTGCATCAAAATTTACCTCTTAGAGAGGCAGAAGTTATGGATGTAGATGAGGAGGCCTATAGGAAGGGTCGGTTGTCTGCAAAGCTTTATGGTTATTTATTAACTCCGTATGAGCCAAACTTAATTCAGGGAGCGAAAATAGCGAGTCCGATGACAAAAGTTGAAATGTATAACCAAGCGGCAATAGCTTTGTATATAATCGAAGAAATGAAAGCCAATTTGATTTATCTAATTGGTCCTGGAACTACAACTCGTACTATCGGAGACCTTTTAGATGAGAAAAAAACCCTTTTAGGGGCCGACATTTTTTGTAACAAAAAAATCATAGCTAAAGACGTGAATGAAGAAGAAATATTAAAGAGAATAAAAGGAAAGGATGTGAAAATTATTTTAACACCAATAGGAGGGCAAGGTTTCATCTTTGGAAGAGGAAATCAGCAATTCAGTCCTGCTGTGATTCGACAAGTAGGTTTGAATAATATAATAATAGTTGCAACAGAGTACAAGATAGGAAAGTTAAAGAGTTTAAGGGTCGACACTGGTAGCCCTGATCTTGACGATGAAATTCGTGGATACGCTGAAGTGATAACCGACTATAAAAAGAAACAAATGGTAAAAATCGAATAA
- a CDS encoding zinc finger domain-containing protein produces MSERVSLPTCTSCNRPITPGEKAAKFYCFNCGQVVIWRCEKCRKFSRDFKCVNCSFIGP; encoded by the coding sequence ATGTCAGAAAGAGTATCTCTACCAACATGCACCTCGTGCAATAGACCTATAACGCCTGGTGAGAAGGCAGCGAAGTTTTACTGCTTCAATTGTGGTCAAGTAGTTATATGGAGATGTGAAAAGTGCAGAAAATTTTCAAGAGACTTTAAGTGCGTTAACTGTAGCTTTATAGGTCCATAA
- a CDS encoding ArsA family ATPase: MKGLNYLDTEDPKIVAFCGKGGVGKTTCATATALHFAKKGLKTLLISTDPTPSLSDILDIDISGTITHAPYKGLEAVELDYELVIERWKEKFGGEVYEVLSSFLPVGEEIIDYIAGAPGIDEEFALSYILDFYESRDYDRIVWDTAPAGGTLSLVKLQDKFYTHLGEAAKLYIRVRKAVDTLIKGRAKRDPLDIIASWENLAQRVLDMIKNKKTHAIIVTIPEALGVRQTERVFNELKAFGMLVSQIIINYVITDDNCTCDFLKQRANMQKNYINSLKERYSEDPGLAILYQLPCEVRGIEEIRKVESLLFS, from the coding sequence TTGAAAGGACTAAATTACCTTGATACCGAAGATCCAAAGATCGTAGCTTTTTGTGGTAAAGGCGGAGTTGGTAAGACTACATGTGCAACTGCTACTGCTTTACACTTTGCAAAAAAAGGACTTAAAACATTACTTATTTCAACTGATCCGACCCCTTCATTATCCGATATATTAGACATCGATATTAGCGGTACCATCACCCATGCTCCTTATAAAGGCCTTGAAGCAGTAGAATTAGATTATGAGCTTGTCATAGAAAGATGGAAAGAAAAATTTGGAGGTGAAGTGTACGAAGTCTTATCATCTTTCTTGCCAGTAGGTGAAGAGATAATAGACTATATCGCAGGTGCACCTGGCATAGATGAGGAATTTGCACTGAGTTATATACTCGACTTTTATGAGAGTAGAGATTACGATCGGATAGTATGGGATACTGCTCCTGCAGGCGGCACTCTCTCTCTCGTTAAATTACAGGATAAATTTTATACTCATCTAGGCGAAGCTGCAAAATTATATATCAGAGTTCGCAAAGCAGTAGATACTCTCATAAAGGGTAGAGCAAAAAGAGACCCTTTGGATATAATTGCATCATGGGAAAACTTAGCCCAAAGGGTTCTTGATATGATCAAGAATAAGAAGACTCATGCAATAATCGTAACCATTCCAGAGGCTTTAGGAGTTCGCCAGACCGAGAGAGTTTTTAATGAGCTTAAAGCTTTTGGTATGTTGGTAAGTCAAATTATTATTAATTATGTTATTACTGATGACAACTGTACTTGCGATTTTCTCAAACAAAGAGCCAATATGCAGAAAAATTATATCAATTCACTCAAAGAGAGATATAGCGAAGATCCTGGTTTAGCTATACTCTATCAGCTACCATGTGAAGTAAGAGGGATCGAGGAGATAAGAAAAGTAGAATCATTGCTATTCTCATAG